In Glycine max cultivar Williams 82 chromosome 7, Glycine_max_v4.0, whole genome shotgun sequence, a single window of DNA contains:
- the LOC113002157 gene encoding uncharacterized protein, whose translation MGFQFEVVYKPRPKNNVVDALSRQQPTHVLNAISISPYWMDFPTIGEEVQKDPDMVHLKENLQSNPASVPHYALCDGLLFFKGRLVLPKTSSLIPNLLAEFHDSMTRDILGLLRHI comes from the coding sequence ATGGGTTTCCAATTTGAGGTGGTTTATAAGCCTAGACCAAAAAACAACGTTGTTGATGCCCTATCTCGACAACAACCAACTCATGTTCTCAATGCTATCTCCATAAGTCCTTACTGGATGGATTTTCCAACAATCGGGGAGGAAGTTCAAAAAGATCCTGATATGGTTCATTTGAAGGAAAATTTGCAGAGTAACCCTGCATCCGTACCTCACTATGCTCTTTGTGATGGCCTTTTGTTCTTCAAAGGGCGCTTGGTGTTACCCAAGACTTCTTCTTTGATCCCCAATTTATTGGCCGAGTTCCATGACTCAATGACAAGGGACATTCTGGGTTTACTAAGACATATATGA